The region AGCAACGCCGGCCAGAGAATTGGCAACAGCAAGTCCCAGATCATCATGACAATGCACCGAGAAAACGGCTTTATCTGAATTCGGCACACGCTCTTTGACCATTGCAAACAGAGCCTGATATTCCTCCGGCACCATATAGCCGACTGTGTCCGGAATATTGATCGTGGTGGCACCGGCATTGATCGCCGCTTCCACACAGCGGCAGAGGAAGTCATGATCGGTCCGCGTGCCATCTTCCGGAGACCATTCCACATCGTCCACCAGACTACGAGCACGGCTCACGCTTTCGATGATTTTCTCGTAAACCGTCTCAGGCTCCATCTGCAGCTTGTATTTCATGTGCAGGGGGCTCGTGGAAATAAACGTATGAATACGTCCGCGCTCAGCATGCTTGACTGCTTCACCGGCTCGGTCGATATCACGGGACGCAGCACGCGCCAGACCTGCAACGGTGGCCCGCTTCACACGCTTGGCTATCTCGCTGACGGCCTCAAAATCTCCGTTTGATGCAGCAGGAAAACCGGCTTCGATAATATCAACGCCCATCTCATCCAGCAGTTCAGCAACCTGAATCTTTTCTTCAAGTGTCATTGATGCGCCCGGGGACTGCTCACCATCCCGCAAGGTGGTATCAAAAATCAGAACGCGGTCTTTTTCCTGAGAAACTGTCATGGGTCTTGTCCTTCGTCGGTCTGGCCGCCTCGCGCACGTTTTGGCATCAGCCAGACACTATAATCAATCTGGTTCGCTAATTCGTCATCCCCTAAGTGCTCGCCTCGCAAAAAGGCTGCCAGCGCTCAGGGGCACCTAAGAAGAAGGAGGTCTAGAAGAAGAGCAGAACGAAGAGCACCGCCAGCCGGGGCGGTGGCAGGAACACAGTTCGCAAAATGTTGCGCGGTCTGGGTCATCAGTCTTTCGTTCGTCAGCAGTACGCGCTTCGCGCACCCTTCATGTATATCGAGAAACTCTTAACTGAATTTCAAACCGAGGGCAAGCCGGGTTTCAGAAGGCTTAGAGCCGCATCAAGAGGGCCCAGGATCGACCTCGCTTCTCATCAGGAAACAGATCAACAACCCTGCTCATGGACAGCTGTGCAAGCACGACCAGCCTGGCCTCTTTCAGCTCATTCCGAGCCCTGTCGGCAATCCGCTCCAGATAGAGGTCAATCCGCCCGGAGAGAAACAGATCCCAAGCCCCATCAACACAGGACACCGAGATATCACCCGTACGATCAGTGGCACGGAACGCCGCCTGAAAAATATCCTCAGTGGTGTCTCGCGTCGAGGGCGCAGCATAGAGAACAGAAACACGCCCTCCACAATCGGCAGCCAGCCCGGCCAGAACCCGATCAAGCCTCAGGACATCATGTCCTTGCCCGGCCAGGTCATCCGCAACAGGCCCCAGTGAGGAACAGGTGCAGATCAACCGGGATGAAGACAATTCGTTTTCAAACGCAGCGCGAACATCTGTCCGAAGTTTCTCGTCCAGTCCGTTCAATGTAACAGCCCGCGCAAGAAGGTCCGGGCGCACAACATGAGCAACACCTGCCGGGTCCGGCAGTATGCCCTTGATCAGATCCGCATTGGATTCTGCGGTATGAAACCAGATATCAGCCAAGATAGCCTCTAAAAAGAGAATCTCCCCGGAAAATCTTCCGGGGAGAACCATTCTGTTCGTGTTGAGCCGACTTACTTCTGGCTCTTGATCTCAAAGCGGTCCACGATACCAGTCGTGTCACCTTTCCGACCGTCCCACTGTCCCATTGCCAAAGTCGGCTTGCCTTTCGAGCGGATCAGCGTCAGTTCTTCCGTGGAAACATCAAACGTGTCCTGCTTGAAGTTCGCGAAATATTTCCGCCCGCGCTTTGACAGCGTAACGGCACTGGGGTTCTCTGCCAGGTCTCCAAGGAGCTTGTTGACATCGGCTTTGGAAGCATTCCCCCAGCCACAGCCTGAGCCGAGAATATTAGCCTGGAAGCTTGATTCCTCACCTTTCACGCGCTTGATGATGCTAACGCCAACCGCTGAACAGTGACCGGTATTGGTCCAGAGGTGAGCTGCAATGAAGTTGTCCTTATCTTCATAAAGGCCAACCCAGCCGCTGTCTCTGCCTGTCGCCATATCGAAGGTACCGGTCATTGTCATGTCCCAGTCACCACGCGGCGGCTTGGACTGCCACTGAACGATATTCTTGGAATTCTGCTCACGCAGACCGGAACGGCCTGAGTTAACCAGGATCAGTTCACCATTATCGACAACGTAGTTGTCCTGATCTTCATTGATCACAACCCAGTGCTCGCCAAGTGCCTCACCTTCAAATTCATCCAGGAAAACACTCTTTGCAGCTGGTCTAACTGGCTCCGGTTCAGGCTGAGGTGCAGGTTCTGCGGCAGCAACAACCGTTGCATTAAGCGCATCACTCAATGTAGAAGCATCAGCGGCTGCCAGATACTGACCACCCGTATTATCAGCAAGACAAGAGACCTGCTTGCCTTCCTCTTCCGAGAGGCCAAAGCCGATAACATGTGTTGTGAAATTGGTGCCTGACTTCTCGAGTTCATGACCCAGTGCGCACGGATCCTGATTGCAGGTCTCAAGACCGTCAGTGACCAGAACCACCGTCGCAGCCTTGTCTTCGTAACCGAGATGATTGGCCGCTTCACGAACAGCAAGTGTCAAAGGTGTCTTGCCTTTCGGCTTGATCGCATTGACCTCGTTGCGGATAGCGGCGCCGATATTCTTCTGCGGTGGCATAACCAGCTCGATATCATCGCACTGATTCTTGTGGCGATGGCCATAAGCCATAAGCCCGACCGCACGATCTTGCGGGATATTGCCGAGCACATCCGAGATGGTTTCCCGGGCAATCTCGATCTTGGCCTTGCCGTCAATCTGCCCCCACATAGAGCCGGATGCGTCAAGAACGAGGATGATGTTTTCATTACCATCAGCGGCCCGTGCCTGGGCGGACATGGTCAATCCAGCGCCCACAGCCAGAGCCGCAGTCGTCATAAGTGCCGTCTTCAGAATTGTCTTGGTCATTTTTTGCTCCATTGCCTTAGAAGTTTCAGATCTTCTGACCATCAGTCGCATCAAGCTTTGGAGAGGTTCAAAAAAAATTGCCTCGGAAGTTCTTTTTATTTCCAACAGCACAGTGAACGGATTGATATCCCAATATCTTAACTCCTGATTTTCCCGGGATTTCCCTTGCACCATCGGTACAGACTCCTTTACCTCCACTGACATATGGAAACCGGAATAGAACGCGAGGTCAAGAAATGTTGCAGGAAAATCGGGAAGCACTCGGAATGCTTATCCTGCGTCTGGGGCTGGCGTGGTTTATTTTTGTCTGGGCAGTAAACAAGTTCCTGGCGCCACAGCAATATGCCAATATCTGGAAGCATTTCCATGGAATAGACATAGGATCCCTGGCCAGCTATGGCTTCGGCACCATACAGATCATCATCTGCCTGATGGTATTTCTGGGGTGGAAAAGGCTCTGGAGCTATGGAGCGCTGGCGTTAATGCACGGGGTCACCATTGCCGTCATTTTCCCGAGACTGATTGATCCGTTCGAGATTTCCGAGCGCGGTTTCCCGGTCAATCGCAACTCTTCGATAGCCCTCGCCGTCTTTCTCGCCATGCTCGCCCTGTGGCTTCTCCGCCATCGGGACGTCTGGTCACTGGATGAGTGGCTCAAGGCAAAGGCCCGTGACTGAAGGCCCATACACTGATACCATCTCCCCTGACTATCATGATCAGATCGTCTCAGGGGTAAGGCCTTGCACAGCCAAAGACCAAGCCTGCCAACGGAAACACTGGAGAAATGGCAACGGGTCGTTGACCTGATCTCTGAACTTGCCAGAGTTCCGGCAACGCTGATCATGAGCACTGCTGGCGACAGCCACAAGGTCACTATCTCCAGTCATTCAGCGGGCAATCCCTATGAGCCCGGCCAGTCTTTCAAACTTGAAAAGAACCTCTATTGCTATGGAGTTCTGCAAAAGGGTGGAGAACTCTTTGTGGAAGATGCCCGCTGTGATCCGGACTGGATGGACAATGAGGACCTCTGCAAGGATGGCATGAGTTTTTACATTGGCTATCCCATCCGCTGGCCGGATGGTGGAATCTTCGGGACCATTTGTGTTCTTGATCGCAAGAAAAACGAGAAGGCCACCCTGTTCCGACGTGGATTACAGGAGTTCTGCGGTATTGTCGAAGATGACCTGGCCATGCTGCAAGAAGTAGAGCAGCGTAAACAGGCACAGACCGCCCTCAGACAGACCCTTGAAAGCCGTGACGCCACAATCAAAAGCCGGACCCACGCGCTTGAGGATGCCAATACGGCACTCCGTGTGCTGATAGAAAATGTTGAGACAACAAAGCGCGATGCGGAGCAGACAATCATCCGCCATATCAAGGACCAGATCCTTCCGCTTGTTGAAAAACTCCAGCTTCTTCAGCCCGACAATGACACCCAGCAGACATATGTGGAGATGATCAGAACCAGTCTCGAACAGATCACCTCAACCCTGTCATCTGAAGCCGAACAGGCTCTGTCCTGTATGACTCCGGCTGAGACCGAAATCATCCAACTGGTCCGCCACGGACGCACGACCAAGGAAATTGCCCGCATTCTGCATCGCGAGCCAAGCACAATTGACTTCCACCGCAACAATATCCGGCAAAAGCTTGGCCTGAACCGTCGTCAGAATCTTCGCCGCCACCTCTTGTCACTATCTCACTGAGATATCTGCGGAACTCATAGAGAATAAGGGGATTACCCCCATATTATTCAATCATTCTTCAGAGGATGAGCTTTCTGTCCAATCTCCTACCCTGATCATCCGGGCATTCGCCCAGCCATAACGGGAGGAGAAGTGGAATGGAAAAGGATCAACTGCAACCGGTATATGTTGACGGAAAAACAGAGGACATGCCGGAAAATCTGTCCCGGCGTTCATTCTTTATGGCCGCTGGCGCTGCTGGTCTCGGCGCTGCGGCGACCATGGCAGCAACCTCACCAACACAGGCCCAGTCCACAGACTGGACACAGCCCGGCAACAACAACCACGTCATTGAGCTGCAGAACGCGGACAGTTTTCCGGATGGAGAAGTCGGCATTGATTTCTACGGACATTGCGCCCTGAAGATTACGTCACCAGGTGGTGCAACCATTCTGTTTGATCCGTGGCGTGATGACCCGTCAGGGGCCTGGGGCCTATGGTTCAAGCAGAAGTTCCCGGAAACCCCGGTCGATATCACGATGTCGACCCATACCCATTTTGATCATGATGCAATTGACCGCCCCGTCTCAACCATGGTGCTCGATCGCATGGTCGGAACGTTTGAGTTCGCCGATCTGAAGATCACCGGTTTTGCCGACAAGCACGCCTGTGTCGCACCGGGCTGGTATCCATGGACTGATGCTCTGAAGGAATTCGGCGTTGAAGCCTGCCCGCCCAACAATGTGGGGCATATGGACATGGTGGTCTATGTGGTTGAGACCGGTGGTGTCCGAACCCTGATCTGGGGCGACAACAGGCCTGACCCGGGCCCGGAATTCTGGGAAGCGATTGGCCGTGTCGATGTGCTGACCTTACCCGTGGATGGCTCCCAGCACATCCTGTCTTATGACCAGGCAAACGCTATCGTTGACCGGCTGAAGCCGAATGTGGTCATCCCGACCCACTATCTGAGTGAGACCACCACCTATACCCTCTCAACACTCCAGCCTGCCGATGAATGGGTAAAGGCCCAGAAGAGCTTTACAATGCAGGACGGTGCAAGCCTGAAACTCGCGTCATCTGAAGTCGAAAAGATGCAGAGCGAATTTATCTATTTCGGCCATAACGCGCTCACAACCTGAGTCTCTCGTAATCAAGGGCTACTCATATAACACCCTCCGGAAGGGCAGAATAATCACCCTTCCGGAGTACTGGACCGTATCCCGAGTTTCCTATCGCCCGCTCACGCCCTGCCCCAGAGCAGGAAACCGGACAATCCGGAAGTTGCCGGTGGACGCATCCTTGCCACCATTCAGCACAGGAGAGCGGTGCAGTTCATTGACTGTTGCATAGACATATCCATCAGGTCCGATTGCAAATCCATCCGGCCAGGACAGGGTTTCGTCAGACTGGAACAGCACATCATAGCTGCCATCAGGCCGGGTCACACCAATCGCATTGTCCGTCATTGCCGTGATGTAGACATTTCCAGCCACATCTACGGTTGAGCCATCGGAAATGGGCTTGTCACCATAACGGACCACACGGCTTTCAAGCTCGGCATCACTTAGGGTTTCATTCAGCAGGTCGTCCGTGCGAACGCGATACATGGCGCTTGCTGTCATCGGCGCGAAATAGACCCAGCTGTTTGTCGGATCGACCGTAATCGGATTGACACCAATCTTGGCCGGATTTCCCCCAAGCAGAACTTCTTTGCCATCAATGATCATCGGTGTGTCTTCAGGCGTCGTGACCTTCGATCCCTCAAGCACACGCCGCGCACGACCCGTCTCAAGGTCCAGCACAATCAGGGCGGAGTTCTGCCCGTCTCCCGTATCCGAGATGTAGATCGCATTGTGATCCCGATCCACGGCCAGATCATTCAGGAAGGATGTGGGCCGCGTAACCGGCTGGCCCAGATAGTGGATTGCATGGAGTTTTTCGGTTCGGGTGTTCCAGCCGACCACACGACCAGCATGACCGTCCCCCTGTCCATCGAGCATCCAGAGAATTCCCTGTCGGTCAGCCCGGAGCCCCAGAACACCTTTCAACCCGTCGCCATCCTCTTTCGGAGCACGTGCCCAGCCCTCTGTGGGATAAGGCCTGGTTGACCCGTCTTTCATGACTTCAACCACCCGAAGCTCCGGGCCATAAAATTCATGAACGGACATGAACATCCGGCCATCAGGGCCAATCGCGAGATTACCCGGAGGCATAGCTTTCTCAAACTCCAGATAGGTTTCAATCTGTTGAGCCGATGCAGCCATCGCTGAAGGCAAAGCCAGGCCACATGCCACACATGCAGACAGCAGAAGTGATTTCATAAAATCCTCCATTCAGATTTGTGACAGCTAGCCTATCAATCGATTTTTTCTTATAAAGTGAGTGATATCTAAAATCAGAATTCGAAAATTTCGAATGTATAGCATTGTCGATCTTCAGACCTTCATTGCCGTCGCACGCCAGGGCGGCATTACCGCTGCCGCCTCTCATCTGCGCATTTCAGCGGCCACAACCAGCCATCGGATTGCCAAGCTTGAGGCAACGCTGGGCATCAAGCTCTTTCATCGAAACAGCCGCAATGTCACCATCAGTCATGAAGGTCTGATCTTCCTGGAGAAGGTTGAACCGATCCTTCTCCAGCTTCAGGAGGCAGAACAGGCTGTCGGTGTTGGAGAAAGTGAGCTGCGCGGACATCTTCGCGTCACCACATCGCCCTGGATCCTGTCACGGTTTATCATGCCGCATCTGGCTCGCTTCCGAACCCGCCACCCGGATCTGACCATCGATTTCCTGACCGTTGATCGTTATGTCTCGCTGGTTGAGGAAGGGCTCGACTGTGCCATTCGCGTCGGCAATCTGACCGATTCGTCACTCATTGCCCGCAAGCTCGGTGAAAGTGATCGGATTATCTGTGCCGCACCGGAGTTTCTCGACCAGCACGGCACCCCCGCCTCTCTTGATGATCTGGAAGATGCATTGTGGGTCTGCCTGCCCTGGCAAAGCCAGTTTACGGCCAGAAACGAGACCGGCTCAGCCCGCCGCCTGACAATCAGCAGAAGTGTGACAGTGTCCAACTCTGACATTCTCACCGATGCAGCACTTCAGGGCCTCGGCATCACAGTAAAATCCCGTCTGGCGGTTGCTCGTGAGCTGGCCGCTGGCAGTCTGGTGGAAATCATGCCCGGAGTTCTTGAGCCATCATCCGCTCCAATCTGGTTCCTCTATCCACCCAACGGTCGCAACAGCCGCAAGACCATGGAATTCAGCCGGCTGGTCCAGTCTGCCTTCAAAGATACTGTAACGGAGTTTCCCACTGCCGAGCCCGGCACGGACAATGCACAATGGTCATAGAAAAAGCCAAAACAGCGGATCTGGCTACCATAAAGATCTGCGCCAGACACGCTTATCAGATTTACATAAAGGATATCGGTCGGGAACCGGCCCCTATGGTCGCTGACTTTGCCGCACAGATTGCCGAGGGCATTATCCATGTGGCGCGGGACAACCGCGGCGCTGTACTTGGCTTCATCTGCTTTTATCCGCGCGATGATCACATGCATCTGGAAAATGTTGCGGTCAGCCCGGCAAGCCACGGTCTTGGCGTCGGCAAAGCTCTGATTTCTTTCTGCGAGGATCAGGCACGCAAGACCGGTCTTGAGGCTGTGGAGCTTTATACCAATGTCAGGATGACAGCCAACCTGTCGCTCTATCCTCACCTTGGCTATGTGGAGACCCACCGGATGCAGGAAGACGGCTTTGATCGTGTCTTCTTCAGGAAAGAACTTCGAGCACAATAGAAAAGCCCCCGGCACAGACCGAGGGCTCTCCACGTAATTCGGCAAAACCGGATTAGTTTTTCGCTTTGTCCACCAGTTTGTTGGCGGAAATCCATGGCATCATGCCACGCAGTTTTTCGCCGGTTTCTTCAATCTGGTGCGCATCATTGTTGCGACGGGTTGCCTTGAAGCTCGGCTGGCCAACCTTGTTCTCAAGCATGAAGTCACGCACGAAACGGCCGGACTGAATGTCGTTCAGAACCTCTTTCATGGCAGCTTTACACTGATCTTTCGGGACGACGCGCGGGCCGGAAACATACTCACCATACTCAGCCGTGTTGGAGATGGAGTAGTTCATGTTGGCAATGCCGCCTTCATAGATCAGGTCGACAATCAGCTTCACTTCGTGCAGGCACTCAAAGTAAGCCATTTCCGGCGCATAACCGGCTTCAACAAGAGTTTCAAAACCGTTGCGGATCAGCTCGACAAGGCCACCGCAGAGAACAGCCTGCTCACCGAACAGATCGGTTTCACACTCTTCCTTGAAGTTGGTTTCGATGATGCCGGAGCGGCCACCACCGATAGCGGAGCAATAGCTGAGACCCAGCTCAAGAGCATTGCCGGATGCGTTCTGATGAACGGCAACAAGGCACGGCACACCGCCACCTTTCTGATATTCACCACGCACTGTGTGGCCCGGGCCTTTTGGAGCCATCATGATCACGTCAACGGTCGGCTTTGGCTCGATCAGGTTGAAGTGGACATTGAGACCGTGAGCAAAAGCAAGGGCAGCGCCATCACGCAGGTTGGCATGGATGTGCTCGGCATAGATGTCTGCCTGATGTTCATCCGGGGTCAGGATCATCACCAGATCGGCCCATTTGGCAGCTTCAGCGATTTCCATGACTTTCAGACCGGCAGCCTCAACCTTGGCAGCGGTGGAAGAACCGGCACGCAGAGCAACGACAACCTCTTTGACGCCTGATTCATGCAGGTTCAGCGCGTGCGCATGTCCCTGGGAACCATAGCCGACAATGGCAACTTTCTTGTCTTTGATGATGTTGATATCGCAATCACGATCATAATAAACGCGCATAACCTGTCCTCTTTCTATGCACATCCGGGGCAAGCCCCAGTGGTTTACTGGCCGACCCTCTAAGAGCCGGAGTTTTGATTTGACCCTGCAGCCGCATCCGTGCAGCACAGCCGGTAGAACTGCGTCACGGCCTCGTCAGCCCGACGCATGAAATCCCGTTCGCTCTCTCTAAGACCTTCACCCAGAAGCATGCGAACGTGACAATCCCTGATCACCAACCCATAGAGAAGGCTGTATGCCTCATCCGGGTCATCAAATGACAGAAGCCCGCGCGACCGTCCCTCTTCCAGAAGGGTCCGCGCATTGGCACTGATCATCCGTTTACCGCGCTCAAGCAGCAAAGTGCCAAGCGCTGCCCCCTCACCGCCAGCCTGGCCAATCGCAAGCCGGTTTAGAGCCAGAGAGGTCTCGCCAAACAGAACGCTCATCAGCTGGGTAACAAATGATCTGAGCCGTGCCTGATAAGCCCGGGCATCACCGCCATCCGCCTCAGCGTCCGGAAAACCGACCTTCCCTGCCTGAAAGGTAATCACAGCTTCAAGCAGACCCTGCCTGTCACCAAACCATTTGTAGAGACTCTCTTTCGAGCAATTCGCGGCCCGCGCAAGCCCTGCTGTTGTCAGCCCCTTTTCCCCGCCATCCACAAGCAATTGCAGTGCCTTTTCAAGCACATCCGCCTGCCGGGAGGAAAATCTCTGCACTGTGTCTGCCCGAGCCTGGGAAAGTTCATCATTCCTTTTCCCGGAAGCCATATCCCCGTCAGAAATCTCAGAAGCATAACAAGACACAGGCTCGTCAGCCGCACGCAAAGCGGAGCCGTCCAAAGAGCCCAAGCCCTTCGTCGAACCATTCCCCGCATTCGCTGAACGCCCAGTCACAACCGCAATCCACTCACTTGAAAATCAAACGTACCGTACCGTACGGTTCTTATTTTTTACGGTAAGACAAGAGGAGTGTCAACAACCGGTACTATGGAAATCAACAAGTGACATGTCTGGGCGAGGAAAAGCGCTAGTCAACAGGTGCCAAACTCTGGATTTTACTGCAGAGAATCACCGCAGGTCCAAGTCTGCTCCTCACCCGCTTGAAACAAAAAATCAGTATGGTGAAGGAACAATCATCCCTTCACCATCATGCTGCACAAGCCCGGCAGTCAATCTGATCGTGCTCTGGCAGAGCTACAGAGCCTCACCGCCACGGCCAACAGCAACGACACCTGTACGGGCCACTTCGACAAGGCCCAGTGGCTCCATAATGGAGATGAACTGGTTCAGCTTATTGGTACGACCGGTTATTTCAAAGGTGAAGTGCTCCACTGTGGCATCGATGACACGAGCCTGGAACGCCTCTGCCAGACGCAGGGCTTCAATTCTGTTGTGGCCCTCTCCACGCACCTTGACCATCGCCAGTTCACGCTCCAGCGGACGGCCATCAACGGCATCAAGGCTCAGATTGGTCACCCGGTGCACCGGCACCAGGCGTTCGAGCTGATGGTGGATCTGCTCAATGATCATCGGCGTACCCGTGGTCACAATGGTGATGCGGGACAGATGATCGGCCTGAGACGTTTCCGACACGGTGAGCGAGTCGATATTGTACCCGCGTCCGGAGAACAGCCCGACCACGCGGGCTAGAACACCAGCCTCGTTATCCACGAGGACCGATAGGGTATGTGTTTCTTCACGCTGGGAAATTTCCTTCAGGAAATAAGCGGAGCCTTGCTGATTCATGATCTCACCCACCCTGTCTTAAACGAGCATCTTGCCATCTTCGCCAATGGCGTTTTCAATCGCCTCGTCATTGGCTTCATCCGGCAGCAGCATTTCATTATGTGCCTTGCCCGACGGGATCATCGGGAAGCAGTTGGTCAGATTGGCAACCCGGCAATCAAACAGAACCGGCTCATCACAATCAATCATCTCCTGAATGGCAGCATCCAGCTCGGATGGCTTTTCACAGCGAATGCCGCGCCCGCCATAGGCTTCCGCCAGCTTGACGAAATCTGGCAAAGCCTCTGTATAGCTCTCAGACAGGCGGTTGCCATGCAGCAATTGCTGCCACTGCCGCACCATCCCCATATACTGGTTGTTCAGGATAAAAATCTTGATCGGCATGCGATACTGAATGGCCGTCGACATCTCCTGCATGGTCATCAGAACCGATGCGTCACCGGCAATATCAATAACCAGACTGTTCGGATGGGCCACCTGAACGCCGAGCGCCGCCGGCAAGCCATACCCCATGGTGCCAAGACCACCAGAGGTCATCCAGCGGTTCGGCTCATCAAAACCGTAGAACTGAGCAGCCCACATCTGATGCTGCCCCACTTCCGTGGTGATGTAGGTATCGCGGTCCTTGGTCAGTTCATACAGGCGCTGGATGGCATATTGCGGCATGATGACATCATCATTGGCGGTATAGGCAAGGCAGTTACGCGCCTGCCAGCCCTTAATCTGAGCCCACCAGCTTTTCAGAGCCTGCTTGTCCTGCTCAACAGCAGAAGACCGCCACAGACG is a window of Coralliovum pocilloporae DNA encoding:
- the ilvN gene encoding acetolactate synthase small subunit; translation: MNQQGSAYFLKEISQREETHTLSVLVDNEAGVLARVVGLFSGRGYNIDSLTVSETSQADHLSRITIVTTGTPMIIEQIHHQLERLVPVHRVTNLSLDAVDGRPLERELAMVKVRGEGHNRIEALRLAEAFQARVIDATVEHFTFEITGRTNKLNQFISIMEPLGLVEVARTGVVAVGRGGEAL
- a CDS encoding LysR family transcriptional regulator; the encoded protein is MYSIVDLQTFIAVARQGGITAAASHLRISAATTSHRIAKLEATLGIKLFHRNSRNVTISHEGLIFLEKVEPILLQLQEAEQAVGVGESELRGHLRVTTSPWILSRFIMPHLARFRTRHPDLTIDFLTVDRYVSLVEEGLDCAIRVGNLTDSSLIARKLGESDRIICAAPEFLDQHGTPASLDDLEDALWVCLPWQSQFTARNETGSARRLTISRSVTVSNSDILTDAALQGLGITVKSRLAVARELAAGSLVEIMPGVLEPSSAPIWFLYPPNGRNSRKTMEFSRLVQSAFKDTVTEFPTAEPGTDNAQWS
- a CDS encoding L-dopachrome tautomerase-related protein codes for the protein MKSLLLSACVACGLALPSAMAASAQQIETYLEFEKAMPPGNLAIGPDGRMFMSVHEFYGPELRVVEVMKDGSTRPYPTEGWARAPKEDGDGLKGVLGLRADRQGILWMLDGQGDGHAGRVVGWNTRTEKLHAIHYLGQPVTRPTSFLNDLAVDRDHNAIYISDTGDGQNSALIVLDLETGRARRVLEGSKVTTPEDTPMIIDGKEVLLGGNPAKIGVNPITVDPTNSWVYFAPMTASAMYRVRTDDLLNETLSDAELESRVVRYGDKPISDGSTVDVAGNVYITAMTDNAIGVTRPDGSYDVLFQSDETLSWPDGFAIGPDGYVYATVNELHRSPVLNGGKDASTGNFRIVRFPALGQGVSGR
- a CDS encoding GNAT family N-acetyltransferase, coding for MVIEKAKTADLATIKICARHAYQIYIKDIGREPAPMVADFAAQIAEGIIHVARDNRGAVLGFICFYPRDDHMHLENVAVSPASHGLGVGKALISFCEDQARKTGLEAVELYTNVRMTANLSLYPHLGYVETHRMQEDGFDRVFFRKELRAQ
- a CDS encoding TetR/AcrR family transcriptional regulator, which codes for MASGKRNDELSQARADTVQRFSSRQADVLEKALQLLVDGGEKGLTTAGLARAANCSKESLYKWFGDRQGLLEAVITFQAGKVGFPDAEADGGDARAYQARLRSFVTQLMSVLFGETSLALNRLAIGQAGGEGAALGTLLLERGKRMISANARTLLEEGRSRGLLSFDDPDEAYSLLYGLVIRDCHVRMLLGEGLRESERDFMRRADEAVTQFYRLCCTDAAAGSNQNSGS
- a CDS encoding MBL fold metallo-hydrolase, coding for MEKDQLQPVYVDGKTEDMPENLSRRSFFMAAGAAGLGAAATMAATSPTQAQSTDWTQPGNNNHVIELQNADSFPDGEVGIDFYGHCALKITSPGGATILFDPWRDDPSGAWGLWFKQKFPETPVDITMSTHTHFDHDAIDRPVSTMVLDRMVGTFEFADLKITGFADKHACVAPGWYPWTDALKEFGVEACPPNNVGHMDMVVYVVETGGVRTLIWGDNRPDPGPEFWEAIGRVDVLTLPVDGSQHILSYDQANAIVDRLKPNVVIPTHYLSETTTYTLSTLQPADEWVKAQKSFTMQDGASLKLASSEVEKMQSEFIYFGHNALTT
- a CDS encoding helix-turn-helix transcriptional regulator codes for the protein MHSQRPSLPTETLEKWQRVVDLISELARVPATLIMSTAGDSHKVTISSHSAGNPYEPGQSFKLEKNLYCYGVLQKGGELFVEDARCDPDWMDNEDLCKDGMSFYIGYPIRWPDGGIFGTICVLDRKKNEKATLFRRGLQEFCGIVEDDLAMLQEVEQRKQAQTALRQTLESRDATIKSRTHALEDANTALRVLIENVETTKRDAEQTIIRHIKDQILPLVEKLQLLQPDNDTQQTYVEMIRTSLEQITSTLSSEAEQALSCMTPAETEIIQLVRHGRTTKEIARILHREPSTIDFHRNNIRQKLGLNRRQNLRRHLLSLSH
- the ilvC gene encoding ketol-acid reductoisomerase; its protein translation is MRVYYDRDCDINIIKDKKVAIVGYGSQGHAHALNLHESGVKEVVVALRAGSSTAAKVEAAGLKVMEIAEAAKWADLVMILTPDEHQADIYAEHIHANLRDGAALAFAHGLNVHFNLIEPKPTVDVIMMAPKGPGHTVRGEYQKGGGVPCLVAVHQNASGNALELGLSYCSAIGGGRSGIIETNFKEECETDLFGEQAVLCGGLVELIRNGFETLVEAGYAPEMAYFECLHEVKLIVDLIYEGGIANMNYSISNTAEYGEYVSGPRVVPKDQCKAAMKEVLNDIQSGRFVRDFMLENKVGQPSFKATRRNNDAHQIEETGEKLRGMMPWISANKLVDKAKN
- a CDS encoding vWA domain-containing protein, producing the protein MTKTILKTALMTTAALAVGAGLTMSAQARAADGNENIILVLDASGSMWGQIDGKAKIEIARETISDVLGNIPQDRAVGLMAYGHRHKNQCDDIELVMPPQKNIGAAIRNEVNAIKPKGKTPLTLAVREAANHLGYEDKAATVVLVTDGLETCNQDPCALGHELEKSGTNFTTHVIGFGLSEEEGKQVSCLADNTGGQYLAAADASTLSDALNATVVAAAEPAPQPEPEPVRPAAKSVFLDEFEGEALGEHWVVINEDQDNYVVDNGELILVNSGRSGLREQNSKNIVQWQSKPPRGDWDMTMTGTFDMATGRDSGWVGLYEDKDNFIAAHLWTNTGHCSAVGVSIIKRVKGEESSFQANILGSGCGWGNASKADVNKLLGDLAENPSAVTLSKRGRKYFANFKQDTFDVSTEELTLIRSKGKPTLAMGQWDGRKGDTTGIVDRFEIKSQK